Proteins encoded together in one Flavobacteriales bacterium window:
- a CDS encoding alkane 1-monooxygenase, whose protein sequence is MRPSALKYSLVYLVPVVVATSLAVRNEWSFAAVAFIFGFLPVLELILKPDPRNLDAAHEALAKEDRLYDLILFSLVPIQWGLLLFFLVQVSAAELSWMLKLGLTSAFGMACGVLGINAAHELGHRATKHEQFMAKALLLTTLYMHFFIEHNRGHHKHVSTDEDPASSRRGEWLYAFFLRTIAGSWLSAWKLEAARLQKKGLPVFSLHNEMLRFQMIQLALVAAIAGVFGPEAMGWFLGAALIGILLLETVNYIEHYGLRRRKVGDSYERPLPIHSWNSDHPLGRLILLELTRHSDHHYLASRKYQVLRHFDESPQLPAGYPAMMVLAFLPPLWFRVMDREIDRLKQRAGHGALA, encoded by the coding sequence ATGCGACCCTCCGCCCTCAAGTACAGCCTGGTGTACCTGGTCCCCGTGGTGGTCGCCACCTCGCTCGCGGTGCGGAACGAATGGTCCTTCGCGGCGGTGGCCTTCATCTTCGGCTTCCTGCCGGTGCTCGAACTGATCCTGAAGCCCGACCCCCGCAACCTGGACGCGGCGCATGAGGCTCTGGCGAAGGAGGACCGCCTGTACGACCTGATCCTCTTCAGCCTGGTGCCCATCCAATGGGGGCTGCTGCTGTTCTTCCTCGTGCAGGTCAGCGCGGCCGAGCTGTCGTGGATGCTGAAGCTGGGGCTCACCTCCGCCTTCGGAATGGCCTGCGGAGTGCTGGGCATCAACGCCGCGCACGAGCTGGGGCACCGGGCCACCAAGCACGAGCAGTTCATGGCCAAGGCGCTGCTGCTCACCACGCTGTACATGCACTTCTTCATCGAGCACAACCGCGGCCACCACAAGCACGTGAGCACCGACGAGGATCCCGCGAGCAGCCGCCGCGGCGAATGGCTCTACGCCTTCTTTCTGCGTACCATCGCGGGCAGCTGGCTCAGCGCGTGGAAGCTGGAGGCGGCGCGGCTGCAGAAGAAGGGCCTGCCCGTGTTCAGCCTGCACAACGAGATGCTCCGCTTCCAGATGATCCAGCTCGCGCTGGTGGCGGCCATTGCGGGCGTGTTCGGGCCGGAGGCGATGGGTTGGTTCCTGGGTGCGGCCCTGATCGGCATCCTGCTGCTCGAAACGGTGAACTACATCGAGCACTACGGCCTCCGGCGGAGGAAGGTCGGCGACAGCTACGAACGCCCGCTGCCCATCCACTCCTGGAACTCCGACCACCCGCTCGGCCGGCTGATCCTGCTGGAGCTCACGCGCCACAGCGACCATCACTACCTGGCCAGCCGCAAATACCAGGTCCTGCGCCACTTCGACGAGAGCCCGCAGCTGCCCGCCGGATATCCCGCCATGATGGTGCTGGCCTTCCTGCCGCCCCTCTGGTTCCGCGTGATGGACCGCGAGATCGACCGCTTGAAACAACGCGCCGGTCACGGGGCGCTCGCCTGA
- a CDS encoding DKNYY domain-containing protein, with protein sequence MVLDGVDAGSFQVLDASFCKDSGRVFHFDSYRESRDYFLTKKHVIDRLDRADAASFQVLGHAYAKDDRQAWYRDQPFRVKDLRSLQALSPRIVKDDTSAYLDRKPIPGSHGRSFALIDHTYARDTLHRFYIQGSGNEVAVAAIPCDPPTFRILDHTYAVDRAHVFHQGRRIPGALPEGFVLLGSGYARDGRSVFFRGRHVAGADPATFTLFAENERSSGEVLYAQDTGHIYVNDMPFEGVDRATFRILDEKYTVDINGVYFRMQRVHGADPLTFKVYPHYLGEADAEDKDHRYGDGNVVE encoded by the coding sequence ATGGTCCTGGACGGGGTGGATGCCGGCTCATTCCAAGTGCTGGACGCGTCGTTCTGCAAGGACTCGGGGCGCGTGTTCCACTTCGACAGTTACCGCGAAAGCCGCGACTACTTCCTTACGAAGAAGCACGTGATCGACCGTTTGGATAGGGCCGATGCAGCATCCTTCCAAGTGCTTGGCCATGCGTACGCCAAGGATGACCGGCAGGCGTGGTACCGCGATCAGCCTTTCCGGGTGAAGGACCTGCGGAGCCTGCAAGCCCTGAGCCCACGGATCGTGAAGGACGACACGAGCGCCTACCTGGACCGCAAGCCCATCCCCGGGAGCCACGGCCGCAGCTTCGCGCTCATCGATCACACCTATGCGCGCGACACGCTGCACCGCTTTTACATCCAGGGGAGCGGCAATGAGGTGGCCGTCGCCGCCATCCCCTGTGACCCGCCTACCTTCCGCATTCTGGACCACACCTATGCGGTGGACCGGGCTCATGTCTTTCACCAGGGTCGGCGCATCCCGGGAGCCTTGCCCGAAGGCTTCGTGCTGCTCGGCTCAGGCTACGCCAGGGACGGTCGCAGCGTGTTCTTCCGCGGACGGCATGTCGCGGGCGCCGATCCTGCGACCTTCACCTTGTTCGCTGAGAACGAGCGCTCCAGTGGTGAGGTGCTCTATGCGCAGGATACGGGGCACATCTACGTGAACGATATGCCCTTTGAGGGAGTGGACCGCGCGACCTTTCGTATCCTGGATGAGAAGTACACCGTGGACATCAATGGCGTGTACTTCCGGATGCAACGGGTGCACGGCGCCGACCCGCTCACGTTCAAGGTGTATCCGCACTACCTCGGTGAGGCCGATGCCGAGGACAAGGATCACCGGTACGGCGACGGCAATGTGGTCGAATGA
- a CDS encoding T9SS type A sorting domain-containing protein: MSTPLLCISWIIAANAAALSLLAQPGSLDPTFATAGKYVQNFGANDNLTCVKVQPDGKILAAGTAIDANFSGKLLVVRLNPDGTLDSGFDGDGTLVVNAFNESYAYDLFVQADGKIVVVGTRYDGNFSASMLALRLNVDGTLDTSFGTGGYSEPNVSTGDDFAFAVAPLVNGQFLLAGSRIDANFNNQPVVIRLNADGSVDNTFGNNGLAEVTVNQIENQFWSVGVQVDGRIVASGSFSRDIGGGLSDRDVLVACFDANGVLDPGFGTDGIVIKAINAGEQEVAFGQALDPAGNIFLSGFTEDPDFSFDGFLMEMDADGGDVPSFGTNGTVLFNTPALQNVFNDLILQPDGKPLVCGTSGGFWFDPRDQVLARYTTSGALDNTFGTNGYVLNSINGGFDEANALALQSDGAILVAGRGYSGTNNDITVFRHINDINTSVAEAVGPIALMAHPNPARAGMPITIGSVEDVSLVRLFDARGAEVVVDARSLNGPVRIVELPAGLAPGTYLVQVVGASGRTSGARLVVQD; this comes from the coding sequence ATGAGCACACCGTTACTCTGTATCTCTTGGATCATCGCCGCCAATGCGGCCGCACTTTCGCTCCTGGCCCAACCGGGATCGCTCGACCCCACCTTCGCCACCGCCGGTAAGTACGTGCAGAACTTCGGCGCCAACGATAACCTGACCTGCGTGAAGGTTCAGCCCGATGGGAAGATCCTGGCCGCAGGCACCGCCATCGACGCGAACTTCTCGGGCAAGTTGCTGGTGGTCCGGTTGAACCCCGACGGCACGCTGGACAGCGGTTTCGATGGCGACGGCACGCTGGTCGTCAACGCCTTCAACGAATCCTATGCGTACGACCTTTTCGTTCAGGCGGACGGCAAGATCGTGGTGGTGGGCACGCGCTATGATGGGAACTTCTCCGCCTCCATGCTGGCCCTGCGTCTGAACGTGGACGGGACACTGGATACATCATTCGGTACTGGGGGCTACAGCGAGCCGAACGTGAGCACCGGAGATGACTTCGCGTTTGCGGTGGCACCCCTGGTCAATGGGCAGTTCCTGTTGGCCGGATCGCGGATCGACGCCAACTTCAACAACCAGCCGGTGGTGATCCGGCTGAACGCGGACGGCTCGGTGGACAACACCTTCGGTAACAACGGCCTGGCCGAGGTCACGGTGAACCAGATCGAGAACCAGTTCTGGAGCGTCGGCGTGCAGGTGGACGGGCGCATCGTGGCCAGTGGCAGCTTCTCGCGCGACATCGGCGGCGGCCTCAGCGACCGTGATGTGCTGGTGGCCTGCTTCGATGCCAACGGTGTGCTGGACCCCGGTTTCGGCACGGATGGCATAGTGATCAAGGCGATCAACGCAGGCGAGCAGGAAGTGGCGTTCGGCCAGGCGCTCGACCCTGCGGGCAACATTTTCCTGTCCGGCTTTACCGAAGACCCCGACTTCTCTTTCGATGGCTTCCTGATGGAAATGGATGCCGATGGGGGCGACGTGCCCTCCTTCGGCACGAACGGCACCGTGCTGTTCAACACACCGGCGTTGCAGAACGTCTTCAACGACCTCATCCTGCAACCCGATGGCAAACCCTTGGTTTGCGGCACATCCGGCGGTTTCTGGTTCGATCCGCGCGACCAGGTCCTGGCACGCTACACTACAAGCGGTGCCCTGGACAACACGTTCGGCACGAACGGCTACGTGCTCAACAGCATCAATGGCGGATTCGATGAGGCCAATGCGCTGGCCTTGCAGAGCGATGGCGCGATCCTCGTCGCTGGCCGCGGCTACTCCGGCACGAACAACGACATCACGGTGTTCCGGCACATCAACGACATCAACACATCGGTCGCGGAGGCGGTCGGGCCGATTGCCTTGATGGCGCATCCGAATCCGGCGCGGGCGGGCATGCCCATCACCATAGGGTCGGTGGAGGATGTGTCGCTCGTTCGGTTGTTCGATGCGCGTGGGGCGGAAGTGGTGGTCGACGCGCGTTCACTGAACGGCCCGGTGCGCATCGTGGAGCTGCCTGCCGGCCTCGCACCGGGCACCTACCTGGTTCAGGTGGTCGGCGCTTCGGGCCGCACCTCGGGCGCACGGTTGGTGGTTCAGGACTGA
- a CDS encoding TetR/AcrR family transcriptional regulator, translating into MPTTAEQPWIEAGYGLFALHGPDGVKVEQLARQVGISKSSFYHHFEDVPAFIEQLLAFHLLRADVLASKAGTCASFDPGFIQLLVEHRIDLLFQRQLRVSRGNAAFQRCFEEAHQRVVERIMPRWAEALGIPGQLGPAREMLHVVTDVFYQRLTNDNLSYSWMVELLKEIESFIRHAMRSQGSISGLGTGQS; encoded by the coding sequence ATGCCGACCACCGCCGAACAACCCTGGATCGAAGCAGGTTACGGCCTGTTCGCCCTCCACGGCCCTGATGGCGTGAAGGTGGAGCAGCTCGCCCGTCAGGTGGGCATCAGCAAGTCGTCGTTCTACCATCACTTCGAGGACGTGCCGGCGTTCATCGAGCAGCTGCTTGCTTTCCACTTGCTGCGGGCCGATGTGCTCGCGTCCAAGGCGGGGACATGCGCCAGTTTCGATCCGGGGTTCATCCAGCTGCTCGTGGAGCACCGTATTGACCTGCTGTTCCAGCGGCAGCTACGGGTGTCCCGCGGCAACGCGGCGTTCCAACGCTGCTTCGAGGAGGCGCACCAGCGCGTGGTGGAGCGGATCATGCCGCGCTGGGCCGAAGCCTTGGGCATCCCGGGCCAGCTCGGACCGGCCCGGGAAATGCTCCACGTGGTGACCGACGTGTTCTACCAGCGGCTCACCAACGACAACCTCAGCTACTCCTGGATGGTGGAGCTGCTCAAGGAGATCGAGTCCTTCATCCGGCACGCCATGCGGAGCCAGGGCTCCATCAGCGGGCTCGGCACGGGTCAGTCCTGA